The DNA sequence GGTTGAGTTTGGACCTGTTGTCTTCAATGATTGGAGCACCAGGAAAATATGAAGTGAATGGAAGTCAAGTAATAGATTTATATTATAATGGAGAATTAGAAAAAATAAAAGAATATTGTGAAAGTGATGTTTTAAATACATATTGGCTTTATTTAAAATATGAAGTTTTGCGTGGGAATATTACTAGAGAAGAATTTGGAAAAAAATTAGAGATATTAAAAGAAAATTTGATAAAGAATAGGTATTATTTTGAAATATTTGAGGAAAATATTAATAAAGAATTAGATAATCTTAATGGCGTTGAAAAAGGAATTGAAGAAGAAAATAAAAAAGAAAATAAAGGAGAAAAAATGATATTATTAACTGGAGCAAATGGACAGCTTGGAACAGATTTTAAAAAATTATTTGATGAAAAACAATTAAAATATATAGCTACTGATTATAAAGAATTAGATATTACAAATATAGATAATGTTAGAGAATTTGTAAAAAATAAAAATATAAAATATATTATTAATTGTGCAGCATATAATAATGTAGATAAAGCAGAAGAGGAAAGAGATAAGGTGTATGCTTTAAATTGTGATGCACCTAAAAATTTAGCAATTATAGCAAAAGAGATTGATGCTATTTTTGTTACTTACTCTACTGATTTTGTATTTGATGGAGAAAAAGGGGAAGCATATGTGGAAAAAGATAAAGTAAGTCCTGTGTCTGTTTATGGTCAAAGCAAAGCTGATGGAGAAAAAAAAGTTTTAGAAGCATATGAAAAAGTATTTGTAATAAGAACTTCTTGGGTGTTTGGAACAGGTAATAGTAATTTTAATACTCAAGTAATTAATTGGTCTAAAAGTAGAACTGAATTATCTATAGTAGATGATCAAATATCGGTTCCTACATATTCTTGGGATTTGGCAGAATTTTCTTGGAAACTTATAGAAACAAATGAATTTGGATTGTATCATATTTCAAATGACGGAATAGCAAGTAAATATGATCAAGCTAAATATCTGCTTGATAAAATAGGTTGGAAAGGTGAATTAAAAAAAGCTAAAACGAGTGATTTTAATTTAGCAGCTAAAAGAGCTAAATTTAGTAAATTATCAAGTGAGAAAGTAGAAAAATTAGTTGGAGAAAAACTCCCTAATTGGAAAAGTGGAATAGATAGATATTTAGGAATGGCTTAAAAATAACATTCCCATTTTGTTATAAAATACGCAATGTTTTAAGCGTTTTTATAACAAAATATGATAACATTATTTTTTAAACATTCTTTAGGAAGAGAATTGATAATTGGAAAAGGAGAAAAATTTATGTTAGATTTAAAAAGTTTTGAAAAGGCTATAAATTCATTAGAACAACTTATTTTGAAAATGAAAGACAAAGAATTAATGAATAGTTTAGATGAAATAGTAATATATGGATTAAAAGCAGGTATTATTCAAAATTTTGAATTTACATATGAGATTTCATGGAAATATATTAAGAGATGGTTGGAATTAAATATTGGTTCTAGTTTTGTAGATGGAGTTTCAAGAAGACAACTGTTCAGATTAGCAATAGAGCATCATTTGATAGAAAATGTAGATATTTGGATGGATTATCATTTGGCGAGAAATAGAACATCGCATACATATAATTTGAACACAGCGGAGGAAGTTTATAAGACGGCAATTGAATTTCTAGGAGATGTAAAAAAATTATATAAAGAATTAGAGTTAAAAAATGATTAATTTAAAAGATGATGAGTTAGAAATAGTAAAAAGAATATTAAAAAAATATTTTGATAAGTGTGAAATAATTATTTTTGGATCAAGAATAACAGATGATATTAAGAAATATTCAGATTTGGATATTGCGATTAAAGGAACGAAAAAAAAAGATATAAGATTGTTAAATAGGGCTATTGAAGAGTTTGAATATTCTGAACTTGCATTTAGAGTTGATTTATTAGACTATTGGAGATTATCGGAGAGTTTTAAAAATATTATTGATGATAAAAATGAAAAACTTTATTTATGATAAAAACAGTTATAAAAATAAAATTATAAAAGGATAAAATCATGAAATATAAGAAGTTAAGAAGAGGATTTACGCTAATAGAATTAATGGTTGTAATAGCGATAATAGGGATTTTAGCTTTTTTAGAGGGAGCAGATGTAAGTAAAAGTGGAGAAGGTAGAGATTTGGATACTGCAAAGACTAAAATAATGACTTTCATGAGAGGTATATCAGATAAAAGCTTTGAAACTGGTAATGTATATGAGATTAATTTTGAATTTGATAAATATAGAATAGTAGCAAAAAAAGATGAAAAAATAATAGATAGCATAACAGTACCAAAAAGATTTGAATATAGAGATGTTAATTGGAATAATAATTTTAATAGGAAAACAACGTCCTTGGGAAATATTTCGAAAAGTTTAAGTATATTTATAATTGATAAAAAAAAC is a window from the Haliovirga abyssi genome containing:
- a CDS encoding nucleotidyltransferase substrate binding protein, which gives rise to MLDLKSFEKAINSLEQLILKMKDKELMNSLDEIVIYGLKAGIIQNFEFTYEISWKYIKRWLELNIGSSFVDGVSRRQLFRLAIEHHLIENVDIWMDYHLARNRTSHTYNLNTAEEVYKTAIEFLGDVKKLYKELELKND
- a CDS encoding nucleotidyltransferase family protein; amino-acid sequence: MINLKDDELEIVKRILKKYFDKCEIIIFGSRITDDIKKYSDLDIAIKGTKKKDIRLLNRAIEEFEYSELAFRVDLLDYWRLSESFKNIIDDKNEKLYL
- a CDS encoding prepilin-type N-terminal cleavage/methylation domain-containing protein, which translates into the protein MKYKKLRRGFTLIELMVVIAIIGILAFLEGADVSKSGEGRDLDTAKTKIMTFMRGISDKSFETGNVYEINFEFDKYRIVAKKDEKIIDSITVPKRFEYRDVNWNNNFNRKTTSLGNISKSLSIFIIDKKNSKFCARATFLNMSSVHYMGISLYAPTDKLTFEKKDYSDTNNWKRLSWN
- the rfbD gene encoding dTDP-4-dehydrorhamnose reductase; this translates as MIWIFDIETILDAELIRKTMNLEGTDVEVMNLAKDIYQGKKGNRFLPLPYHKIVNISILGLDKDKNFLKLSSINDEDEKEIIEKFLDALNKNNPQVITFNGRSFDLPVLMIRAMKYSLSCNTYFENENSKIGKNRWSNYRARYNEKFHLDLMDSLSEFGAVRGLSLDLLSSMIGAPGKYEVNGSQVIDLYYNGELEKIKEYCESDVLNTYWLYLKYEVLRGNITREEFGKKLEILKENLIKNRYYFEIFEENINKELDNLNGVEKGIEEENKKENKGEKMILLTGANGQLGTDFKKLFDEKQLKYIATDYKELDITNIDNVREFVKNKNIKYIINCAAYNNVDKAEEERDKVYALNCDAPKNLAIIAKEIDAIFVTYSTDFVFDGEKGEAYVEKDKVSPVSVYGQSKADGEKKVLEAYEKVFVIRTSWVFGTGNSNFNTQVINWSKSRTELSIVDDQISVPTYSWDLAEFSWKLIETNEFGLYHISNDGIASKYDQAKYLLDKIGWKGELKKAKTSDFNLAAKRAKFSKLSSEKVEKLVGEKLPNWKSGIDRYLGMA